Proteins from a genomic interval of Caldisericia bacterium:
- a CDS encoding ribonucleoside triphosphate reductase: MRKVRKRDGSIVDFDESKIKRAIFNALASTGKPDIDLAENLKDQVVAVLERLYGDSSVPDIEDIQDVVEKILMKNGLVDVAKSYIIYRKQHEDLREIRRVFENIYSIIDNYIDDKDWRVRENSNMTYSLQGLNFHISSTLISKYWLSKIYPREAAKAHIRGDIHIHDLGILGPYCVGWDLEDLLRRGFGGVSGKISSAPPRHFRSALGQIVNFFYTLQGEAAGAQAFSNFDTLLSPFVRYDNLSYREVKQALQEFLFNINVPTRVGFQTPFTNLSFDLSPSPLYVDKHVIIGGEERREVYGDFQREMDMINKSFAELMIEGDRDGRPFTFPIPTYNITCDFDWENEKLKPLWEMTGKYGIPYFANFVNSHMKPEDVRSMCCRLRLDVRELKERGGGLFGANPLTGSIGVVTINLPRIGYLSRNEEEFMDRLYELMEIGKRALEVKRRVVERFTDKGLYPYSKVYLESVKRNLGSYWANHFSTIGIIGMAEAVENLLKVPFKSREGKEFAIRVLEFMRKTLLSFQKETGNLYNLEATPAEGASFRLAKIDVEKFPDIIHQGTEEEPYYTNSVHLPVDTTDDIFEILEFEDDLQVMFTGGTVVHLFLGESIMDPNIVKMLVKKIVERYKLPYFTITPTFSISPVSGFIPGEHRFDPNPIPRDLIEKYGVVVEISEEELKNLPEGSYILIEDEENRKFDFYV, from the coding sequence GGGATGGTTCAATTGTAGATTTTGATGAATCAAAGATAAAGAGGGCGATTTTTAATGCATTAGCCTCCACAGGAAAACCAGATATTGATTTAGCAGAGAATCTAAAGGATCAGGTGGTAGCTGTTCTTGAAAGGCTTTATGGTGATTCCAGCGTACCAGATATTGAAGATATACAGGATGTTGTGGAAAAGATTTTGATGAAGAATGGTTTAGTTGATGTTGCCAAGAGCTACATAATATACAGAAAACAACACGAAGATTTAAGGGAGATAAGAAGGGTTTTTGAAAACATATATTCAATAATAGATAACTACATTGATGACAAAGATTGGAGGGTAAGAGAGAATTCAAACATGACTTACTCCCTTCAGGGTTTAAACTTTCACATCTCCTCCACCTTAATATCAAAGTACTGGCTATCAAAGATATATCCAAGAGAGGCGGCGAAAGCTCATATAAGGGGAGATATACACATACATGATCTTGGAATTCTTGGTCCCTATTGTGTTGGTTGGGATCTTGAAGATTTACTGAGGAGAGGTTTTGGTGGCGTTTCTGGAAAGATTTCATCAGCTCCCCCAAGGCACTTTAGGTCAGCTCTTGGACAGATAGTTAATTTTTTCTATACCCTTCAGGGAGAGGCAGCTGGTGCCCAAGCTTTCAGTAATTTTGACACCCTTCTTTCACCATTTGTAAGATATGACAATTTAAGTTACAGAGAGGTTAAACAAGCTCTTCAGGAGTTTCTGTTCAATATTAATGTTCCAACCAGAGTTGGCTTTCAAACGCCCTTCACAAATTTAAGTTTTGATCTCTCACCCTCCCCTCTATATGTTGATAAGCATGTTATCATTGGAGGAGAGGAGAGAAGGGAAGTTTATGGAGATTTTCAGAGAGAGATGGATATGATCAATAAAAGTTTTGCAGAGTTAATGATAGAGGGAGATAGAGATGGAAGACCATTTACCTTCCCAATTCCAACATACAATATAACTTGCGATTTTGATTGGGAGAATGAGAAACTAAAGCCCCTGTGGGAGATGACAGGTAAATATGGAATTCCATACTTTGCAAATTTTGTAAACTCCCACATGAAGCCAGAGGATGTAAGAAGTATGTGCTGTAGATTGAGGCTTGATGTGAGGGAACTGAAGGAGAGAGGGGGAGGGTTGTTTGGAGCAAATCCCCTCACTGGTTCAATAGGTGTTGTAACGATCAATCTTCCAAGAATAGGGTATCTATCAAGAAATGAAGAGGAGTTTATGGATAGGTTATACGAACTCATGGAGATAGGAAAGAGAGCTCTTGAGGTGAAGAGAAGGGTTGTTGAGAGATTTACAGATAAAGGACTCTACCCATACTCAAAGGTTTATCTTGAGAGTGTGAAGAGAAACCTTGGGAGTTATTGGGCAAATCACTTCTCAACAATAGGAATAATAGGTATGGCTGAAGCTGTGGAGAATTTGTTGAAAGTGCCATTTAAATCAAGAGAGGGGAAGGAGTTTGCAATTCGTGTTTTAGAGTTTATGAGGAAGACACTCCTCTCATTTCAGAAGGAGACAGGGAATCTCTATAACCTTGAAGCAACACCAGCAGAGGGAGCTTCATTTAGGCTTGCTAAAATTGATGTTGAAAAATTCCCAGATATAATTCATCAGGGGACAGAGGAGGAACCATACTATACAAACTCTGTTCACCTTCCAGTGGATACAACAGATGATATTTTTGAGATCCTTGAGTTTGAAGATGACCTTCAGGTTATGTTCACAGGAGGAACTGTTGTTCACCTCTTTCTTGGGGAGAGTATAATGGATCCTAATATAGTTAAGATGCTTGTGAAAAAGATTGTAGAGAGATACAAACTTCCATACTTTACAATAACGCCTACCTTTTCAATATCTCCTGTTTCAGGTTTCATACCCGGAGAGCACAGGTTTGACCCAAATCCTATACCAAGGGATCTTATAGAGAAGTATGGAGTTGTTGTGGAAATTTCTGAGGAGGAGTTGAAGAATCTTCCAGAGGGAAGCTACATACTAATTGAGGATGAGGAAAATAGAAAGTTTGATTTCTATGTTTAA
- a CDS encoding anaerobic ribonucleoside-triphosphate reductase activating protein, translating into MIKGFQGISLIDYPEHIASIVFIGGCNFRCPFCHNIELVLPEELKKLPTLSEEYILKELIRRKNFINGVEFTGGEPTLYKGLTKFLRRIKEEVKIDIKLDTNGTNPSVIEELLEDSLVDYIAMDIKSSPDNYNRAAGVKVDIDAIKKSVELIKSSQIDYEFRTTLVPDFVKEEDMGKICKFLGNVKRYVLQRYRPEKTLNYLENKPYKEGEMKHFLSLIDCAEIKLLRS; encoded by the coding sequence ATGATTAAAGGTTTTCAGGGAATAAGTCTTATTGATTATCCAGAACACATAGCTTCAATAGTATTTATAGGAGGCTGTAATTTTAGATGTCCCTTCTGTCATAATATAGAGCTTGTTCTTCCCGAGGAGTTGAAGAAACTCCCTACTTTGAGTGAGGAGTATATCCTTAAGGAACTTATAAGACGCAAAAATTTTATAAATGGAGTGGAGTTTACAGGCGGTGAGCCAACCCTTTATAAAGGATTAACCAAATTTCTAAGGAGAATTAAAGAGGAAGTAAAAATTGATATAAAACTTGATACAAATGGAACAAATCCCAGTGTTATTGAGGAGTTGTTAGAAGATTCTCTTGTGGATTACATAGCCATGGACATAAAGAGTTCACCAGATAATTACAATAGAGCAGCGGGTGTGAAGGTTGATATTGATGCCATTAAAAAGAGTGTTGAATTAATAAAGTCTTCCCAAATTGATTATGAGTTTAGAACAACCCTTGTCCCTGACTTTGTTAAGGAAGAAGATATGGGAAAGATTTGTAAGTTTCTTGGAAATGTAAAGAGGTATGTATTACAAAGATACAGACCAGAGAAAACCTTAAATTATCTTGAAAATAAACCCTACAAAGAAGGGGAGATGAAACACTTCCTTTCCCTTATTGATTGTGCTGAGATAAAATTGTTAAGAAGTTAA